A single window of Nicotiana sylvestris chromosome 3, ASM39365v2, whole genome shotgun sequence DNA harbors:
- the LOC104212371 gene encoding exocyst complex component EXO70E2-like has translation MDDNKSVVTVPDGEQHIIAAAYHLVKALQASTSLSVEVRRSLADLDIHLAAMTGANEDETTSLREIEGRLKSAQVKILTLQSNSLKIWDAGPSQLLEYLQAVEEVRTITLSLESMVPNHNGKQNRLANQAHSVLQMAMAKLQEEVINILVQNKLCFGHDHVSFHSCEELVVDEESMVSTENDSVVGTSCRESSGAESEECTMVLVHPYVVPQIKSIANVMFASHYDQEFCQVFIRFWKDALHEYLRLFCMQQTSIEDVLRMDWACLNCRIKKWRQATKNVIEFYLPSEKNLFDQLLGEFGSVSSTSFIEASKDAILCLLNFGQAVAIGPLRPERLFCLLDMYELLRDLCQDVDALFCETHGNFINIEYHELLKNLGDSAKAIFLELGNHIASNTSTTPFYGGGVHPLTKYVINYFMLLSEYCATLRFLLEDREVQNLEGVVDSMARLDVSSEFSCPLALHLQSVASMLESNLDKRSNLYKDGSLKHIFLMNNIHYMVQKIKNSKIRTCFGDEWIKTRIVKYVQHEKSYERITWSPILSLITGYEKSGKTVLKERCRNFSIAFEEVYKNQTGWTIPDIELREELRISTALKVVHAYRPFIGQVKKSVSDKHIKYTEDELENFLLDFFQGSTKSLNHHQWRR, from the coding sequence ATGGATGATAATAAATCAGTGGTCACAGTTCCTGATGGGGAACAACATATAATTGCTGCAGCTTATCACCTTGTGAAGGCGTTACAAGCCAGTACGAGCTTGAGCGTTGAAGTTAGAAGAAGTCTAGCCGATCTTGACATTCACTTGGCTGCAATGACTGGAGCAAATGAGGATGAGACCACAAGTCTCAGAGAGATTGAAGGTAGGCTCAAGTCAGCTCAGGTAAAGATCTTGACTTTGCAGTCGAATTCTTTGAAGATATGGGATGCTGGTCCTTCACAACTTCTTGAGTATCTGCAAGCTGTAGAAGAAGTTCGAACGATAACACTGAGCTTGGAAAGCATGGTGCCAAACCATAACGGAAAACAAAACAGACTCGCTAACCAAGCTCACAGTGTGTTGCAAATGGCAATGGCAAAACTGCAGGAAGAAGTTATCAACATTCTTGTACAGAATAAGCTGTGTTTTGGGCATGATCATGTGTCATTCCACTCGTGTGAAGAGTTGGTTGTGGATGAGGAGTCAATGGTTTCAACTGAAAATGATTCGGTTGTGGGAACTTCTTGCAGGGAGAGTAGTGGAGCTGAATCAGAAGAATGTACAATGGTTTTGGTCCATCCATATGTTGTTCCTCAGATCAAGTCTATTGCAAATGTAATGTTCGCTTCACATTACGATCAGGAATTCTGCCAGGTATTTATCAGATTCTGGAAAGATGCATTACATGAATACTTAAGGCTTTTCTGTATGCAACAAACCAGCATTGAAGATGTGCTGAGAATGGATTGGGCTTGCTTGAATTGCAGAATCAAGAAGTGGCGCCAGGCAACGAAGAACGTCATTGAATTCTATCTCCCTAGTGAGAAAAACCTCTTTGATCAACTTCTAGGTGAGTTTGGATCTGTTAGCTCAACCAGTTTCATTGAAGCTTCAAAGGATGCAATTTTGTGTCTTTTGAATTTCGGCCAAGCTGTAGCTATTGGCCCCCTTAGACCTGAACGCCTTTTTTGTTTACTTGATATGTATGAGCTTCTAAGAGATCTTTGTCAAGACGTGGATGCTTTGTTTTGTGAAACTCATGGTAATTTCATTAACATAGAATACCATGAACTCCTGAAAAATCTTGGAGATTCTGCAAAAGCAATCTTTCTGGAGTTGGGGAATCACATTGCTTCAAACACTTCAACAACTCCCTTCTACGGAGGAGGTGTTCATCCTCTTACCAAGTACGTTATCAATTATTTCATGCTTCTTTCAGAATATTGTGCTACCCTGAGGTTCCTTCTCGAGGACAGAGAGGTACAGAATTTGGAAGGTGTTGTTGATTCTATGGCCAGGCTCGACGTTTCTTCTGAATTCTCATGTCCATTGGCTCTTCACTTGCAGTCAGTAGCATCCATGCTTGAATCCAACCTTGACAAAAGGTCCAATTTATATAAAGATGGTTCTTTAAAGCACATATTTCTGATGAACAACATCCATTACATGGTTCAGAAAATCAAGAACTCCAAAATTAGAACTTGTTTTGGTGATGAATGGATAAAAACACGTATTGTAAAATACGTGCAGCACGAAAAAAGCTACGAGAGAATAACATGGAGTCCTATCTTATCTCTGATTACCGGTTATGAGAAGTCGGGAAAGACTGTTCTCAAGGAGAGGTGCAGAAATTTCAGTATTGCTTTTGAGGAAGTGTACAAAAATCAGACAGGATGGACTATCCCAGATATTGAGCTTAGAGAAGAACTGAGAATTTCAACCGCGTTAAAGGTTGTTCATGCCTACCGGCCATTTATTGGACAGGTGAAGAAATCTGTAAGTGACAAGCACATCAAGTATACTGAAGATGAGTTGGAGAATTTTCTTCTGGATTTTTTTCAAGGCTCAACAAAGTCACTGAATCATCATCAATGGAGGAGGTGA